In Thermococcus camini, a genomic segment contains:
- a CDS encoding RNA-guided endonuclease InsQ/TnpB family protein: MPSETIKLTAKFKLKETPEGLDELFQTYREIVNLLITYAFENNVTGFYRLKKETYKGLRKEYHELPSHYLYTACQMATAIFKSFRKRRKKGKAEGEPIFKKEVIMLDDHLFKLDLENRTVKLSTPEGRISLEFYPAKYHERFKDWKVGQAWLVRTPKGVFLNVVFSKEVEVSEPKVFVGVDLNENNVTLSLPDGGFVQIITHEREIRTGYFVKRRRIQRKLRTGRKRKELLEKYGERERNRLNDLYHKLANKIVEIAGKYGGIALEDLTEIRDSIRYSAEMNGRLHRWSFRKLQSTIEYKAKLRGVKVVFVNPAFTSSLCPVCGEKLSPNGHRVLKCPKCGFEADRDVVGSWNISLRALKMWGVSVPPESRPMKMGGWKVIRYDWFTSSKSSG, encoded by the coding sequence ATGCCGAGTGAAACAATCAAACTCACGGCAAAATTCAAGCTGAAGGAAACTCCTGAAGGATTAGATGAGCTTTTCCAAACTTATCGTGAGATTGTGAACCTTCTCATAACTTACGCTTTTGAGAACAACGTTACGGGCTTTTACCGGCTGAAGAAGGAAACTTACAAGGGATTACGCAAAGAATACCACGAACTCCCAAGCCATTACCTTTACACGGCTTGCCAGATGGCCACTGCAATATTCAAGAGTTTTAGGAAGCGGAGGAAGAAGGGGAAAGCTGAGGGGGAGCCTATTTTTAAGAAGGAAGTCATAATGCTCGACGACCACTTGTTCAAACTCGATTTAGAGAACAGAACCGTGAAACTCTCCACTCCTGAAGGGAGGATTTCTTTAGAGTTTTATCCTGCAAAATACCACGAGAGGTTTAAGGATTGGAAGGTTGGACAGGCTTGGCTTGTTAGAACGCCAAAGGGCGTTTTCCTCAACGTTGTTTTCTCGAAGGAGGTTGAAGTTAGCGAGCCGAAGGTTTTCGTTGGAGTGGATTTGAATGAGAACAACGTGACTTTGAGCCTTCCAGATGGCGGGTTTGTTCAAATCATCACTCACGAGCGGGAAATTAGGACTGGTTACTTCGTGAAGAGACGAAGAATTCAAAGAAAGTTGAGAACAGGTAGGAAAAGGAAAGAGCTTCTTGAAAAATATGGGGAGAGAGAAAGAAACAGGCTTAATGACCTTTATCACAAGTTGGCTAACAAAATCGTGGAAATTGCTGGGAAATACGGTGGGATTGCTCTGGAAGACTTGACGGAAATCCGGGATTCGATTAGGTATTCGGCTGAGATGAATGGTAGGCTTCACAGGTGGAGTTTTCGCAAACTTCAATCAACCATTGAATACAAGGCTAAACTAAGGGGAGTTAAGGTTGTTTTCGTGAATCCTGCTTTCACTTCCTCCCTGTGTCCGGTATGTGGGGAGAAGTTAAGCCCGAATGGGCACAGGGTTTTGAAGTGTCCAAAGTGTGGTTTTGAGGCCGATCGTGATGTGGTCGGCTCTTGGAATATTTCGCTTAGAGCCCTGAAGATGTGGGGAGTTTCCGTTCCCCCCGAAAGCCGGCCGATGAAGATGGGAGGGTGGAAGGTTATCCGCTACGATTGGTTCACAAGTTCCAAAAGTAGCGGATAA